Proteins encoded within one genomic window of Psilocybe cubensis strain MGC-MH-2018 chromosome 2, whole genome shotgun sequence:
- a CDS encoding Guanine nucleotide-binding protein alpha-4 subunit — protein MGLPTSSTTSTTTTSQYDDPLSTLLLPPPNETPSERSTRLEAEAAARRVSEMIDEELKVERMERRRRERGVVRVLLLGQSESGKSTTLKNFRMKYARADWDAERASWRAVIQLNVIRSIITIVEALQAEMDGEPEGEGDLQHPVSPGGSSSAGGGGEASGSGVVGGGTGREGSKQLSTLLTGKHQVLKMRLGPLRRVETDLKRRLGAGSDEDMGLPLSSPAPAAAAATGDSAATNVLGGASLGPLSLETEPQGLARPLGAASAQREFGVTRLQEALQRGQRLVRKGSAQSVRRQARVGSGRATPVGEDGEGEGEMVDDATEILASCLEDMKALWTDDVVRAVLKKRRIRIEDTAGFFLDDLDRIAQRDYSPSDDDVVRARLRTLDVQEYRIRLDDGPTSIFAGGIGGDAGKEWILYDVGGSRTVRHAWLPYFDNVQAIIFLAPVSCFDERLTEDARVNRLEDSFLLWRTVCSSKLLASTTMILFLNKCDLLKRKLKAGVQVRKYLPSYGERANDVNTVVKYLREKFKEQLKEHSPTQRASYFYATSVVDTKATATTIKAVKDSILRDYLKNADFLS, from the exons ATGGGTCTCCCAacatcctccaccacctccaccaccaccacctcgcAATACGACGACCCCCTAtcaaccctcctcctccccccacCCAACGAAACTCCCTCGGAAAGAAGCACCCGCCTGGAAGCAGAGGCTGCTGCGCGGAGAGTGAGTGAGATGATTGATGAGGAGTTGAAGGTTGAGAGAATGGAGAGGAGacggagggagaggggggtTGTGAGGGTGCTTTTGTTGGGGCAGAGTGAGagtg GCAAATCGACGACGTTGAAAA ACTTTCGAATGAAATACGCACGCGCAGACTGGGACGCCGAGCGCGCGTCGTGGCGCGCTGTGATCCAGCTCAACGTGATCCGCTCGATCATTACGATTGTGGAGGCGCTGCAAGCTGAGATGGACGGGGAGcccgagggcgagggcgatcTGCAGCACCCTGTCAGTCCTGGGGGGAGTAGCAGTGCAGGTGGAGGGGGAGAGGCAAGTGGGAGtggagtggtgggaggagGCACGGGGAGGGAAGGGAGTAAACAGTTGTCGACGCTGTTGACGGGTAAACACCAGGTGCTGAAGATGCGGCTTGGGCCGTTACGCCGTGTGGAGACGGATCTGAAGAGGCGGCTTGGCGCGGGGTCGGATGAGGATATGGGCTTGCCCTTGTCATCGCcagcgcctgctgctgctgctgcgacgGGTGATAGCGCAGCGACGAATGTGCTGGGCGGAGCGAGTCTCGGCCCGTTAAGTCTCGAAACGGAACCGCAGGGTCTGGCGCGGCCGCTCGGTGCTGCGTCAGCGCAACGCGAGTTTGGAGTGACGCGGTTGCAGGAGGCGTTGCAGCGCGGGCAGCGCCTGGTGAGGAAAGGATCGGCGCAGAGTGTGAGGAGGCAGGCGAGGGTGGGGAGTGGGCGTGCGACGCCCGTTGgtgaggatggggagggggaaggAGAGATGGTGGATGATGCGACGGAGATTCTGGCGAGTTGTCTGGAGGATATGAAGGCGCTGTGGACGGACGATGTGGTACGTGCCGTCCTCAAAAAGCGGAGGATACGGATCGAAGATACAGCTGGCTT TTTCCTGGACGACCTGGACCGCATCGCCCAGCGCGATTACTCGCCGTCAGACGATGACGTCGTCCGCGCCCGACTCCGCACGCTCGATGTGCAAGAGTACCGCATCAGACTGGACGACGGCCCGACTAGCATCTTTGCGGGAGGTATCGGCGGCGACGCAGGCAAAGAGTGGATCTTGTACGACGTAGGCGGCTCGCGGACTGTG CGACATGCGTGGTTGCCGTACTTTGATAATGTCCAAGCTATCATATTCC TGGCGCCCGTATCATGCTTCGACGAGCGTCTGACCGAAGACGCACGCGTCAACCGCCTCGAagactccttcctcctctggcGCACCGTCTGCTCCTCCAAGCTCCTCGCCAGCACGACCATGATCCTCTTCCTGAACAAATGCGATCTCCTCAAGAGGAAGCTGAAAGCGGGTGTGCAGGTGCGCAAGTATCTGCCTAGTTATGGTGAACGTGCGAATGATGTGAATACTGTTGTGAAAT ATttgagagaaaagtttaaaGAGCAGTTGAAGGAACACTCGCCGACACAGCGCGCGAGCTACTTTTACGCTACCTCCGTCGTC GACACAAAAGCTACAGCGACGACTATAAAAGCTG TCAAAGACAGTATATTGAGGGACTACCTCAAAAACGCCGATTTC TTGTCGTGA